From Pontibacter actiniarum, a single genomic window includes:
- a CDS encoding outer membrane beta-barrel family protein: MKQTILLALCLLLSSFSRAQSPATGTIKGVVVDSLSQKPLSYVTVVVSKPEKDEPVKSTFTQDNGSFTVSGLPLGKYKLILTYVGYKPFSMELPTLEAGKDVADLGNIAIASSAKQLQEVEVTAEKMLITQDIDKISYNVELDPESKTLTALDMLRKVPMLSLDSEENIKLNGSSSYKVLVNGKASTLFARNPKDVFRSMPANTIKRIEVITDPPAKYDAEGIGGIINVITHNEPNNGYNGSIYLSQSTPNSRYGSANVTAKMGKFGISAYGGISQYTSPSYNSSFERLNKETGALLLQDGGGKEENFFKYVDGEMSYEIDTLNLLSAKFSLNSSDWEATALQTVEELDRVGNRTSAVNRNNANTGGWGNYELGLDYQHTFKRNKNQLLTLSYKIGDETSDNKSNLSFTDVFNYRGPADTRTLNNGSSVEQTLQADYVHPFKKHTLEVGAKTILRDNASDYYYRNYNPETDSFVEVPSLTNEFDYSQDIYAGYTSFSLRYDKWGLRAGARLEQTVVDADFKSSEAAAKQDYLNLIPSVSLTRTLKNMASLKLSYTQRIERPSLWYLNPYVDRTNEKSISYGNPKLDPATSHVFSLSHSLFKGSNSLNSTLTHAFTNSAIQSYTLFNPADSVSTTTYGNIGKNATTTLSLSGNSTLFKKLSLNLNGTLSYSQLSGNIGGEDLENSGISGYMYSNASYRFEKNWRAGVNIGYYAPRVLLQGESSGRVWHGLSLSKSFLKDEKASLSISVQNPLNKYISNYNELNGPDFYQRSEYRNMTRRVSIGFNYKFGKLKEDIKRTKRGIKNDDLKGGGDSKGGSGS; this comes from the coding sequence ATGAAACAGACGATACTGCTGGCCCTGTGCCTGCTGTTAAGCTCCTTCTCCCGGGCACAGAGCCCGGCAACCGGCACCATCAAAGGCGTGGTGGTAGATTCCCTCAGCCAAAAGCCACTCAGCTATGTAACCGTGGTAGTCAGCAAACCCGAGAAAGACGAGCCGGTTAAAAGCACCTTCACCCAGGATAACGGCAGCTTTACTGTCTCCGGTTTGCCGCTGGGCAAGTATAAGCTCATCCTTACCTACGTGGGCTACAAGCCCTTTTCCATGGAGCTGCCTACCCTGGAGGCAGGCAAGGACGTGGCGGACCTGGGCAACATAGCTATCGCCAGCTCTGCCAAACAGCTGCAGGAAGTGGAGGTAACGGCAGAGAAGATGCTCATCACCCAGGACATCGACAAGATCAGCTACAACGTGGAGCTTGACCCGGAAAGCAAAACCCTCACGGCCCTGGACATGCTGCGCAAAGTGCCCATGCTGAGCCTGGACTCGGAAGAGAACATCAAGCTGAACGGCAGCAGCAGCTATAAGGTACTGGTGAACGGCAAGGCCTCTACCCTTTTTGCCCGCAACCCCAAGGATGTGTTCCGCAGCATGCCTGCCAACACCATTAAGCGCATCGAGGTTATTACAGACCCGCCGGCCAAGTATGACGCAGAGGGCATCGGGGGCATTATCAACGTAATTACCCACAACGAGCCGAATAACGGGTACAACGGCAGCATTTACCTTTCGCAGAGCACGCCGAACAGCCGCTACGGCTCCGCCAACGTAACCGCAAAAATGGGGAAATTCGGTATTTCAGCCTACGGGGGAATCAGCCAGTACACCAGCCCCAGCTATAACTCCTCTTTTGAACGCCTGAACAAGGAAACAGGGGCGCTGCTGCTACAGGACGGCGGCGGTAAGGAAGAGAACTTCTTTAAATACGTGGACGGTGAGATGAGCTACGAGATTGACACCCTCAACCTGCTGTCTGCCAAGTTCAGCTTGAATAGCAGCGACTGGGAAGCAACGGCGCTACAGACAGTGGAGGAACTCGACAGGGTCGGCAACCGCACCAGCGCCGTTAACCGCAACAACGCCAACACCGGCGGCTGGGGCAACTATGAGCTGGGCCTGGACTACCAGCACACCTTTAAGCGCAACAAGAACCAACTGCTCACGCTCTCCTACAAGATCGGGGACGAAACCAGTGACAACAAATCAAACCTCTCGTTTACAGACGTCTTTAACTACAGGGGTCCGGCGGACACCCGCACGCTCAACAACGGCAGCTCGGTGGAGCAAACCCTGCAGGCAGACTATGTACACCCGTTTAAGAAACACACACTGGAGGTAGGCGCCAAAACTATTCTGCGCGACAACGCCAGCGATTACTACTACCGCAACTACAACCCGGAGACCGATTCTTTTGTAGAAGTGCCAAGCCTGACCAACGAGTTTGACTACAGCCAGGATATTTACGCGGGCTATACCTCCTTTAGCCTGCGCTACGACAAGTGGGGCCTGCGGGCAGGCGCGCGCCTGGAGCAGACCGTGGTAGACGCTGACTTTAAATCCTCGGAGGCGGCGGCAAAGCAGGACTACCTGAACCTGATCCCAAGCGTCTCCCTGACCCGCACCCTGAAGAATATGGCCAGCCTGAAACTCTCCTACACGCAGCGCATTGAGCGGCCAAGCCTGTGGTACCTGAACCCCTACGTAGACCGGACGAACGAAAAGAGCATCTCCTACGGTAACCCGAAGCTGGACCCGGCCACCAGCCATGTGTTCAGCCTGTCCCACAGCCTCTTTAAGGGCAGCAACTCGCTAAACAGCACCCTGACCCACGCCTTCACGAACAGCGCCATCCAGAGCTACACGCTTTTTAACCCGGCAGACTCCGTGAGCACCACCACATACGGCAACATCGGCAAAAACGCCACCACCACACTCTCGCTCAGCGGCAACAGCACGCTGTTTAAAAAGCTTAGCCTTAACCTGAACGGCACACTGTCCTACAGCCAGCTAAGTGGCAATATTGGCGGGGAGGATCTGGAGAACAGCGGCATCAGCGGCTATATGTACAGCAACGCCAGCTACCGGTTTGAGAAGAACTGGCGCGCCGGTGTAAACATCGGGTATTATGCGCCGCGGGTACTGCTGCAGGGCGAGTCGTCGGGGCGGGTCTGGCACGGGCTGTCCCTGAGCAAAAGCTTCCTGAAGGACGAGAAGGCGAGCCTCAGCATTTCGGTGCAGAACCCGCTGAACAAGTATATCTCCAACTATAATGAGCTGAACGGCCCTGATTTCTACCAGCGCAGCGAATACCGCAACATGACCCGCCGTGTGAGCATTGGCTTCAACTACAAGTTCGGAAAGCTGAAGGAAGATATTAAGCGCACCAAGCGCGGCATCAAAAACGATGACCTGAAAGGCGGCGGCGACAGCAAAGGGGGAAGTGGCAGTTAA
- a CDS encoding YebC/PmpR family DNA-binding transcriptional regulator — MAGHNKWSQIKRKKGALDAKRSKIFTKLIKEITVAVKEGGADPDANPRLRLAIQMSKGANMPKDNIERAVSKGEGGDASDYSQVNYEGYGPGGVAVYVECLTDNINRTVQNLRTMFNKSGGSLGTSGSVEYLFDRKGVFVAHRNPEQPIDEDELLLELADGGAEEVEFEEGYMTIYSAMEDFGALQKKVEELNLDLESADLQRLPQTTVKVEDPEAVRKVLRLIDSLEDDDDVQQVYHNLELSEEVMAALE; from the coding sequence ATGGCAGGACACAACAAATGGTCGCAGATCAAGCGCAAGAAAGGAGCCCTGGACGCCAAGCGATCAAAGATATTTACCAAACTCATCAAAGAAATAACGGTAGCCGTGAAAGAAGGCGGCGCCGACCCGGATGCCAACCCGCGCCTTCGCCTTGCCATACAGATGAGCAAGGGGGCCAACATGCCCAAAGACAACATTGAGCGTGCCGTATCAAAAGGAGAGGGAGGCGACGCCAGCGACTACAGTCAGGTAAACTACGAAGGCTACGGCCCCGGCGGCGTGGCCGTATACGTGGAGTGCCTCACAGACAACATTAACCGTACCGTGCAGAACCTGCGCACCATGTTCAACAAAAGCGGCGGCAGCCTGGGCACCAGTGGCTCGGTAGAGTACCTGTTCGACCGGAAAGGCGTGTTTGTGGCACACCGCAACCCGGAGCAGCCGATAGACGAGGACGAGCTGTTGCTGGAGCTGGCGGACGGCGGTGCCGAAGAGGTTGAGTTCGAGGAGGGTTACATGACCATCTACAGTGCCATGGAAGACTTTGGGGCACTGCAGAAAAAGGTAGAGGAGCTGAACCTGGACCTGGAGAGCGCAGACCTGCAGCGCCTGCCGCAAACCACCGTAAAGGTAGAGGACCCGGAGGCGGTGCGGAAGGTGCTCCGGCTGATCGACTCGCTGGAGGACGACGACGATGTGCAACAGGTATACCATAACCTGGAGCTGAGTGAGGAGGTGATGGCAGCGCTGGAGTAG
- a CDS encoding decarboxylase, giving the protein MDKYTDLIHQTFDFPTEEFTVENNELLFNGIPLMDIIKKYGTPLKLTYLPKISSQIQRAKRLFKEGMEKLDYQGTYTYCYCTKASHFSFVMEEALKNDIHIETSSGYDMQIVRSLYKKGKINKNTFIVCNGFKRERYRQWISELINEGFVNCMPILDHLGEIEYYKEHVKEKTKVGIRLASDEEPKFEFYTSRLGVRYNDVIDLYEQQIKSDERFELKMLHYFINTGIKDTSYYWSELSRFVHKYVEVKKVCPELDTIDIGGGFPIKTSIQADYDYKYMTEEILRTIKRICNEGGVPEPNIFTEFGIFTVGESAANIYSVLDEKLQNDKELWYMIDGSFITNLPDAWALNQRWPLLAINHWDKEYRKIQLGGMTCDSQDYYNSEMHSFQVFLPKTPKQQPLYIGFFHTGAYQEQLSGYGGIKHCLIPSPQHILVDRDENGEIKTWQFAPEQSSESMMRILGYEV; this is encoded by the coding sequence ATGGATAAATACACAGACCTCATTCACCAAACGTTTGACTTTCCCACAGAAGAGTTTACCGTAGAAAATAATGAGCTGCTTTTTAATGGCATTCCGCTTATGGATATCATCAAAAAGTACGGCACCCCACTCAAATTAACATACTTACCGAAGATCAGTTCACAGATCCAGCGTGCCAAGCGCCTGTTTAAAGAGGGCATGGAGAAGCTGGATTACCAAGGCACCTACACCTACTGCTACTGCACCAAGGCGTCCCATTTCTCCTTCGTGATGGAAGAGGCCCTGAAAAACGATATCCATATCGAGACGTCGTCAGGCTATGACATGCAGATTGTACGATCCCTTTACAAGAAAGGGAAGATAAACAAGAATACTTTTATCGTTTGCAACGGCTTTAAGCGCGAGCGTTACCGCCAGTGGATCTCTGAGCTCATTAACGAGGGCTTTGTGAACTGTATGCCTATCCTGGACCACCTGGGCGAGATAGAGTACTACAAGGAGCACGTAAAGGAGAAGACCAAGGTGGGCATTCGCCTGGCATCGGACGAGGAGCCGAAGTTCGAGTTCTATACTTCGCGCCTGGGCGTGCGCTACAACGACGTGATCGACCTGTACGAGCAGCAGATTAAGTCGGACGAGCGGTTTGAGCTCAAGATGCTCCACTACTTCATAAACACCGGCATTAAAGACACCTCCTACTACTGGTCAGAGCTTAGCCGCTTTGTGCATAAGTACGTTGAGGTGAAGAAGGTGTGCCCGGAGCTGGACACGATCGACATCGGCGGCGGCTTCCCGATCAAAACCTCCATCCAGGCCGATTACGATTACAAGTACATGACGGAGGAGATCCTGCGCACCATCAAGCGCATCTGTAACGAGGGAGGCGTGCCGGAGCCAAACATCTTTACGGAGTTCGGCATTTTTACCGTAGGCGAAAGCGCTGCCAATATTTACTCCGTTCTGGACGAGAAGCTGCAAAACGACAAGGAGCTCTGGTACATGATCGACGGCTCCTTTATCACCAACCTGCCGGATGCCTGGGCCCTGAACCAGCGCTGGCCGCTGCTTGCCATAAACCATTGGGACAAGGAATACCGTAAAATACAATTAGGCGGCATGACCTGCGATAGCCAGGACTACTATAACTCGGAGATGCACTCGTTCCAGGTGTTCCTGCCGAAGACACCAAAACAGCAGCCTTTGTACATCGGTTTCTTCCATACAGGTGCTTACCAGGAACAATTAAGCGGTTATGGCGGTATAAAGCATTGCCTGATCCCATCGCCTCAGCACATTCTGGTGGACCGCGATGAGAACGGCGAGATTAAGACCTGGCAGTTTGCACCGGAGCAAAGCAGCGAGTCGATGATGAGAATTCTCGGCTACGAAGTATAA
- the rocF gene encoding arginase, with product MKKVKLIEVRSELGAGTRGASMGIEALRVACWDKGSDYFKRFNSVSVPDLNYTLFDPDVFPNAHRIDSILTVQKNIARAVEQTIAMDMFPLVLAGDHSNAHGTIAGIKAAYPDKTLGVIWIDAHADIHSPYTSPSGNVHGMPLAMALNVDNLDRQINDPAPETVFFWNSLKKLGYDGPKLKPEHLVYIVVRDTEEPEDYFIKKYGIKNFTYDEVNKKGIPQVAQEALERVKDCDIIYVSFDVDSLDSKFSKGTGTPVETGLTVTQAKELNYLLLQDPRVVCYEMTEINPTLDTENTMAENAFDILEAATEAILQKESKSTATH from the coding sequence ATGAAAAAAGTAAAACTGATAGAAGTCAGGTCTGAGCTGGGGGCCGGAACACGTGGAGCCAGCATGGGAATTGAGGCACTACGGGTAGCTTGCTGGGACAAGGGATCCGATTACTTCAAGCGCTTCAACTCTGTCAGCGTACCAGATTTAAACTATACTTTATTTGATCCGGATGTTTTCCCCAATGCGCACCGCATTGATAGTATACTAACCGTTCAGAAAAACATTGCCAGGGCTGTAGAACAAACCATCGCCATGGATATGTTCCCGCTGGTGCTGGCCGGAGACCACTCTAACGCGCACGGAACCATTGCCGGTATAAAAGCCGCCTACCCGGATAAAACGCTGGGAGTGATCTGGATCGACGCGCACGCTGACATCCACTCGCCCTACACCTCGCCCTCGGGCAACGTGCACGGCATGCCGCTGGCCATGGCCCTGAACGTAGACAACCTGGACCGCCAGATAAACGACCCGGCGCCGGAAACGGTCTTCTTCTGGAACTCGCTGAAGAAACTGGGCTACGACGGCCCCAAGCTAAAGCCGGAGCACCTGGTGTACATCGTGGTGCGCGACACCGAGGAGCCGGAGGACTACTTTATCAAGAAGTACGGCATCAAGAACTTCACCTACGATGAGGTAAACAAGAAAGGCATTCCGCAGGTGGCCCAGGAGGCCCTGGAGCGCGTAAAAGACTGCGACATTATCTACGTGTCTTTCGACGTGGACAGCCTGGACTCCAAGTTCTCCAAAGGAACGGGCACCCCCGTGGAGACCGGCCTTACCGTAACGCAGGCCAAAGAGCTGAACTACCTGCTGCTGCAGGACCCGCGCGTGGTGTGTTACGAGATGACCGAGATCAACCCGACGCTGGATACGGAAAACACCATGGCAGAGAATGCCTTCGATATACTGGAAGCCGCCACAGAGGCGATCCTACAAAAAGAATCTAAAAGTACAGCCACACATTAA
- the argS gene encoding arginine--tRNA ligase produces MQLQHAISQSISQALHALFGITVDASEIALQPTRKEFAGSFTFVTFPYTKQVGKGPEQIGQALGEHLKENASEIKDFNVVKGFLNLEVQEREWLRLFRGIMTNPGYGYGEPSGRNVMVEYSSPNTNKPLHLGHLRNNFLGYSVSEILKANGHEVMKVNLVNDRGIHICKSMLAYEKMGNGETPESSGIKGDHLVGKYYVLFDKAYKEQVDELVAQGMDKEEAKKKAPLMLEAQDMLLKWEQGDEHVVNLWKMMNSWVYAGFDETYRTIGVDFDKYYYESQTYTLGKERVEEGLQKEVFFKKDNGSVWVDLTDEGLDEKLLLRADGTSVYITQDLGTAELKYNDFPYDQSVYVVADEQNYHFQVLKATLKKLGKPYAEGIYHLSYGMVDLPSGKMKSREGTVVDADELVQEMVDTARQQTEELGKIEGFTAEEAQHLYHTLAMGALKYFLLKVDPKKRMLFNPQESIDFRGNTGPFVQYTHARISAILRKAGEMGISVDAASFENFGNLHETEQEVIIQLVNFPAVVKEAGNLYAPSIIANYAYELAKSYNRFYQEISIFNETDEQARNFRIALSAMVARFVRESMKLLGIEVPERM; encoded by the coding sequence ATGCAATTACAACACGCCATTAGCCAGAGCATCAGCCAGGCGCTGCATGCCTTGTTCGGAATCACTGTTGATGCCTCTGAAATAGCCCTGCAGCCCACACGCAAGGAGTTTGCAGGTTCGTTTACCTTCGTTACGTTTCCTTATACCAAGCAAGTGGGCAAAGGGCCTGAGCAGATCGGCCAGGCGCTGGGTGAGCACCTGAAGGAGAACGCCAGCGAGATCAAAGACTTTAACGTGGTGAAGGGCTTCCTGAACCTGGAGGTGCAGGAGCGCGAGTGGCTGCGCCTGTTCCGCGGCATCATGACCAACCCGGGCTACGGCTACGGCGAGCCGAGCGGCCGCAACGTGATGGTGGAGTACTCTTCGCCGAACACGAACAAGCCGCTGCACCTGGGCCACCTGCGCAACAACTTCCTGGGCTACTCCGTGTCGGAGATCCTGAAGGCAAACGGCCATGAGGTGATGAAGGTGAACCTGGTGAACGACCGCGGCATCCATATCTGCAAGTCGATGCTGGCTTATGAGAAGATGGGCAACGGCGAAACACCGGAGAGCAGCGGCATAAAAGGCGACCACCTGGTGGGCAAGTACTACGTGCTGTTCGACAAGGCTTACAAAGAGCAGGTAGACGAGCTGGTGGCGCAGGGCATGGACAAAGAGGAAGCCAAGAAAAAGGCGCCGCTCATGCTGGAGGCGCAGGACATGCTGCTGAAGTGGGAGCAGGGCGACGAGCACGTGGTGAACCTCTGGAAGATGATGAACAGCTGGGTGTACGCCGGTTTCGACGAGACCTACCGCACCATCGGCGTTGACTTTGATAAATACTACTACGAGTCCCAGACCTACACCCTGGGGAAAGAGCGTGTGGAGGAAGGCCTGCAGAAAGAGGTCTTCTTTAAGAAAGACAACGGCTCTGTGTGGGTAGACCTGACGGACGAAGGGCTGGACGAGAAGCTGCTGCTACGAGCTGACGGTACCTCTGTGTACATCACCCAGGACCTGGGTACGGCCGAGCTCAAGTATAACGACTTCCCGTACGACCAGTCGGTGTACGTGGTGGCCGATGAGCAGAACTACCACTTCCAGGTGCTGAAGGCCACGCTGAAGAAGCTGGGCAAGCCCTATGCCGAAGGCATCTACCACCTGTCTTACGGCATGGTGGACCTGCCTTCGGGTAAAATGAAATCCCGCGAGGGTACGGTAGTGGATGCCGATGAGCTGGTGCAGGAGATGGTGGATACCGCACGCCAGCAGACAGAGGAGCTGGGTAAGATAGAGGGCTTTACGGCCGAAGAGGCGCAGCACCTGTACCACACCCTGGCCATGGGCGCCCTGAAGTACTTCCTGCTGAAGGTAGATCCGAAGAAGCGCATGCTGTTCAACCCGCAGGAGTCCATCGACTTCCGTGGCAATACTGGGCCGTTTGTGCAGTACACCCACGCCCGTATCTCGGCTATACTTCGTAAGGCCGGTGAGATGGGCATCAGCGTGGATGCGGCTTCGTTTGAAAACTTCGGAAACCTGCACGAGACAGAGCAGGAGGTAATCATACAGCTGGTGAACTTCCCGGCTGTGGTGAAAGAGGCCGGTAACCTGTACGCACCGTCTATTATCGCCAACTACGCCTACGAACTGGCCAAGTCCTACAACCGCTTTTACCAGGAGATCTCCATCTTTAACGAAACAGACGAGCAGGCGCGCAACTTCCGTATTGCCCTGTCGGCCATGGTGGCCCGTTTTGTGCGCGAAAGTATGAAACTGCTGGGCATTGAGGTGCCGGAGAGAATGTAA
- a CDS encoding DEAD/DEAH box helicase, producing the protein MDFHSFNLHEDVLTGINSMGYNQPTPVQEQAIPLILEQKDLIACAQTGTGKTAAYLLPLIDRISHEGYEHTSTLILVPTRELAKQIDEQVEGFGYFASVSSIAIYGGNKGDDWEQQKRALTTGADIIIATPGRLLSHMAMGYVKLNQLNHLVLDEADKMLDMGFMDDLIKIISQLPKQRQTLLFSATMPRKIRDLAQQILQQPAEVNLAISKPAEGIDQRFYLTYDNQKLPLLEYLLRELDVQSMIIFTSRKSNVSQIVRSLKKMGFTAEGISSDMTQDEREKALQGFKNKQYQIVVATDILSRGIDIDSLSHVVNFDMPQDAEDYVHRVGRTARAASTGMAITFVNEKDMFRVQKVERLIERELPKLPLPGDFGPGPAYDPTRRDGGSQRQRGGGRPGTGNKGSKNRSKHHRGPKPEGNGAARTDEAQANRPKREANPRPPRAEGQAAGEQQGEGRNKSRNRNRNRNRKSNKPQNAQGSPNPQVSQDNS; encoded by the coding sequence TTGGACTTCCATTCTTTTAACTTACACGAAGACGTACTGACAGGCATTAACTCGATGGGTTACAACCAGCCCACCCCAGTACAAGAGCAGGCAATACCGTTGATTCTGGAGCAGAAGGACCTGATTGCCTGTGCCCAGACGGGAACGGGCAAAACAGCCGCCTACCTGCTGCCGCTTATTGACCGTATTTCGCATGAAGGCTACGAGCACACCAGCACCCTGATTCTGGTGCCTACACGCGAGCTGGCCAAACAAATAGATGAGCAGGTGGAAGGTTTCGGCTACTTTGCCTCGGTAAGCTCTATCGCCATTTACGGCGGCAACAAAGGAGACGACTGGGAGCAGCAGAAACGTGCCCTCACCACAGGCGCCGACATTATTATCGCCACGCCAGGCCGTTTGCTCTCGCACATGGCCATGGGCTATGTAAAGCTGAACCAGCTGAACCACCTGGTGCTGGACGAGGCAGACAAAATGCTGGACATGGGCTTTATGGATGACCTGATCAAGATCATCAGCCAGCTGCCCAAGCAGCGCCAGACGCTCTTGTTCTCGGCCACCATGCCGCGCAAGATCCGGGACCTGGCACAGCAGATCCTACAGCAGCCCGCCGAGGTAAACCTGGCCATCTCCAAGCCTGCAGAAGGTATAGACCAGCGCTTCTACCTGACGTACGACAACCAAAAGCTGCCCTTGCTGGAGTACCTGCTCCGGGAGCTGGACGTTCAGAGCATGATCATCTTTACCTCCCGCAAGTCGAACGTAAGCCAGATTGTGCGCTCCCTTAAAAAGATGGGCTTCACGGCGGAAGGCATTTCCTCCGACATGACGCAGGATGAGCGTGAGAAGGCGCTGCAGGGCTTTAAGAACAAGCAGTACCAGATAGTGGTCGCCACCGACATTCTCTCCAGAGGCATCGACATCGATAGCCTGAGCCACGTGGTGAACTTTGACATGCCACAGGACGCCGAAGACTACGTGCACCGTGTAGGCCGCACCGCGCGTGCCGCCTCTACCGGTATGGCCATTACCTTCGTCAACGAGAAGGACATGTTCCGTGTGCAGAAGGTGGAGCGCCTCATTGAGCGCGAACTGCCGAAGCTGCCCCTGCCGGGCGACTTCGGACCAGGGCCGGCCTACGACCCGACGCGCCGGGACGGCGGTAGCCAGCGCCAACGCGGCGGCGGCAGACCGGGCACAGGAAACAAAGGCAGCAAAAACAGAAGCAAGCACCACAGAGGCCCTAAACCGGAAGGAAACGGTGCAGCCCGCACAGACGAGGCTCAGGCAAACAGGCCAAAGCGGGAAGCAAACCCACGGCCACCACGTGCCGAAGGCCAGGCTGCCGGAGAGCAGCAGGGCGAAGGCAGAAACAAGAGCCGCAACAGGAACCGTAACCGCAACAGAAAAAGCAATAAGCCACAAAACGCCCAGGGCAGCCCTAACCCACAGGTTTCCCAGGACAACAGCTAA
- a CDS encoding glutathione peroxidase produces the protein MATETTSTPNSQTSDFYGFKMKSLDGKEVDFSQYKGKKVLLVNTASECGYTPQYKDLQQLHETHGSDVAILGFPANNFGGQEPGSNEQIASFCQKNYGVSFPMFEKVSVVGDDKHPLFVWLAQNAPNHEEPNWNFCKYLVNENGQVQAFYPSKVKPMDEELLSAIKQ, from the coding sequence ATGGCAACTGAAACAACCTCAACCCCCAACTCCCAGACCAGCGATTTCTACGGCTTTAAGATGAAGTCGCTTGACGGGAAAGAAGTGGATTTCTCGCAGTACAAAGGCAAGAAGGTACTGCTGGTTAACACCGCCTCCGAGTGCGGCTACACCCCGCAGTACAAAGACCTGCAGCAGCTGCACGAAACGCATGGCAGCGATGTGGCGATCCTGGGCTTTCCGGCGAATAACTTCGGCGGGCAGGAACCAGGCTCTAACGAGCAGATCGCCTCTTTCTGCCAGAAGAACTATGGCGTAAGCTTCCCTATGTTCGAGAAGGTATCGGTGGTGGGCGACGACAAGCACCCTTTGTTTGTGTGGCTGGCACAGAACGCGCCGAACCACGAGGAGCCGAACTGGAACTTCTGCAAATACCTGGTAAACGAGAACGGGCAGGTGCAGGCCTTCTACCCGTCTAAGGTGAAGCCGATGGACGAGGAGCTGTTAAGCGCGATAAAGCAGTAG
- the pncA gene encoding bifunctional nicotinamidase/pyrazinamidase — MRALLLVDIQNDFLPGGSLAVPQGDAILPIVNRLQDQFDLVVATQDWHPPQHKSFASSHAGKNVFEVIDLNGLEQVLWPDHCVQGTAGAAFSEALDQNRIEAIFRKGTDPAVDSYSGFFDNGRRKSTGLADYLRGKSVTEVYLAGLAADYCVFFSAKDALTEGFQVYFIEDATRAIDADGFSRAKAELLQRGGHLVQSHTLLP; from the coding sequence ATGCGTGCTTTACTCCTAGTAGATATACAAAACGATTTCCTGCCCGGCGGCTCCCTGGCTGTGCCGCAAGGAGACGCCATACTTCCCATCGTGAACAGGCTGCAGGACCAGTTTGACCTGGTGGTAGCGACCCAGGACTGGCACCCACCGCAGCACAAGAGCTTTGCCTCCAGCCATGCAGGTAAAAACGTGTTCGAGGTGATAGACCTGAACGGCCTGGAGCAGGTCTTGTGGCCGGACCATTGCGTACAGGGCACCGCGGGCGCAGCCTTTTCCGAAGCGCTGGATCAGAACCGCATCGAGGCCATCTTCAGAAAGGGAACCGACCCAGCGGTAGACAGCTACAGCGGCTTCTTCGACAACGGGCGGCGGAAGAGCACGGGCCTGGCGGATTACCTGCGCGGTAAATCCGTAACGGAAGTCTACCTGGCTGGCCTTGCCGCTGATTACTGTGTGTTCTTTTCTGCAAAGGATGCCTTAACCGAAGGCTTCCAGGTATACTTTATAGAGGATGCCACGCGCGCCATTGACGCGGATGGCTTCTCCCGGGCCAAAGCTGAGCTACTGCAACGGGGAGGGCACCTTGTGCAAAGCCATACGCTGTTACCGTAA
- a CDS encoding 1,4-dihydroxy-2-naphthoate polyprenyltransferase, translating to MKAWISAFRPRTLPLALSCIGMGGFMAAANGAFDATVVGLCVLTTLFLQILSNLANDYGDSKHGADSVHREGPMRAVQAGHIQAEQMKKGMVAFSLLSLVSGLLLLWVAFGAEGILLFLLFLALGVASIWAAINYTAGDKPYGYAGLGDIFVFVFFGLVGVLGTYFLQAQELQGVVILPALVCGFFSTAVLNVNNIRDIKSDVLAGKRSVPVRLGPKRARIYHLLLLLGGVTSAFAYVLLNYESPWQFLFVLALPLVLVNAVNVWRKQSSKELDPYLKQMAMTTLLFVLLFGLGQVL from the coding sequence ATGAAGGCTTGGATTTCGGCTTTTAGGCCGCGCACGCTGCCGTTGGCGCTCTCCTGCATTGGCATGGGCGGCTTTATGGCGGCAGCTAACGGCGCCTTCGATGCCACAGTGGTAGGCCTTTGCGTACTTACAACGCTCTTCCTGCAAATTCTCTCTAACCTGGCCAACGATTACGGCGACTCCAAGCACGGGGCCGACAGCGTGCACCGCGAAGGGCCCATGCGGGCCGTGCAGGCGGGGCACATACAGGCAGAGCAGATGAAAAAGGGAATGGTGGCCTTCAGCCTGCTGTCGCTTGTGTCGGGGCTGCTGCTCCTGTGGGTGGCTTTCGGTGCCGAGGGCATACTCCTTTTCCTGCTGTTCCTGGCGCTGGGCGTGGCCTCTATCTGGGCGGCTATCAATTACACTGCCGGCGACAAACCCTACGGCTATGCGGGGCTGGGCGACATCTTCGTCTTTGTTTTCTTCGGCTTGGTGGGTGTGCTGGGCACTTACTTTCTGCAGGCGCAGGAGCTGCAGGGGGTGGTTATACTGCCGGCGCTGGTGTGCGGCTTCTTTTCCACGGCAGTACTCAACGTAAACAACATCCGCGACATTAAGTCTGATGTGCTGGCAGGCAAGCGCTCTGTTCCTGTGCGGCTGGGGCCTAAACGGGCGCGCATTTACCACCTGCTGCTGTTGCTGGGCGGGGTAACCAGTGCGTTTGCCTACGTGCTGCTCAACTACGAAAGCCCCTGGCAGTTCCTGTTTGTGCTGGCCCTGCCGTTGGTGCTCGTGAATGCCGTAAACGTGTGGCGCAAGCAAAGCTCGAAGGAGCTAGACCCTTACCTGAAGCAGATGGCGATGACTACGCTGCTGTTTGTGCTGCTGTTTGGCCTGGGGCAGGTGCTGTAA